The DNA region TAGATGGTGACGATCTTTTCAACCAGTTCCATGCCCGCTTCGCCGATGTCATCCAGCCGGCCGACGAACGGCGAGACAAAGGCGGCGCCGGCTTTGGCGCTCGCCAGCGCCTGGAGGGCGTTGAACACCAGCGTCACGTTGGTGCGAATGCCCTCCTCCTTGAGCTGACGCACGGCGATCAGCCCTTCTGTGCAGATGGGAATTTTTACGACGATGTTGCGATGGATCTGCGCCAGTTCGCGCGCCTCCTGGATCATGCCGGCGCTGTCCATACTCACCGCCTCGGCGCTCACCGGCCCGTCGACGCAGTCGCAGATGGCGGCATAG from bacterium includes:
- the fsa gene encoding fructose-6-phosphate aldolase, which encodes MKFFIDSANVQEIKKAVAMGMADGVTTNPTLVAKENGKPRDIYAAICDCVDGPVSAEAVSMDSAGMIQEARELAQIHRNIVVKIPICTEGLIAVRQLKEEGIRTNVTLVFNALQALASAKAGAAFVSPFVGRLDDIGEAGMELVEKIVTIYRNYELPTQVIVASVRNPMHVRDAALIGADIATIPYRVIEQLVRHPLTDLGVQTFLKDWEKVKSR